tgtgtgtgtctgtctgtctgtgtgtgtgtgcatgtgtatctATGGTCTGAACTCAGCTGTGCTTTTCTCCTCTCAGATCGGAAGAGAGAGGTGGATCAAAGACCTCGAGCGAAAGAGGCTCGAAAAGAGAAGAAGGTCCTTGAGAAGAAAGTGGCTCTGagcagacagagaaagagagactccAGGTTCGACCGTCGGTTCTCTGAAGTCAATCAGATTGGTGCTGCTGGTCTTTCAGAAAGCTCAAAATAATACGTAAACAGTCTAGGGCTGCAGCAGATGTTTATTTTGATAGATTAATCATTATAACAATCATCACATTAGTCAACAAATCAGGTTTTGTTCTATCATTCAGTTTATAGTGAATGAAAAATTGAGTTACAtttgaagtaataaaataagccaaacgtttttgaaaatgtccaacaattatattgtataatttcaatttcaattcaaatttttttttacaatacataaAGAGATGACATAAAGACATtctcattcattaaaaactgtATAACGTTTGTCTCCTTTTGTAAGTCATGGTTAAAACAGCTGATAATCAAAGCTACATTAAGCTTTAATCTCTGCGAACCAAACAGTcactttaatgtaatttattaatttttttgcattcactAATACATAGATTTTGTCATGGAAAAAATTGTCAATCATTTTTGATGTTGACTAATTGTTTAAGCCCTAAAACAGACATGGtaagacacttctcactgtttCTTTTCAGGAAAGATGATGAGAGGAAGAAAAACGATACTGAAGTTGACGTCAACAAAGATGTaagtgtgtctctgtctctctctctctctgtctctctctctctctttctctctctctctctctctctctctctgtctctctctctctctctctctctctctctctctctctcctaatGAACtcttctgcctgtctctgaaGGTGAAGGCCGCAGGTCTGAAGTCAGTGAGACGGCCGTCTGATCTGGAGGAGCATCAGCGCAGAAAGAAGACGGACGGAGAGGAGAAAATTGTGGACAAGAACCGCGTTCACTCCTTCATCCTGGATCTGGAGCTGGGCACAGAAGAGCGGAGGAAAACCGCTCGCAAAGACTCGCTCTCCAAAGAGAAGGAGCGcaaagagaaggagaaagagcgCGGTGTCCCTGAAGAACGACTCAAGCACAAACTCAAGATGGAGAGCAGGAAGAGCGGAGACATCGACGAGAAAGGAGTGGCTGAGGAGAAGAAGTGGTCAAAGGTCAAAGCAGACAGGAAGGGCTCTGTGTCTTCCCGAGAAGCGGCGGACGAAGGGAGCCTGAAGAAAGGGAAGACGGCTGTGAACGAGAAGGATAAACCGAAGCCGAGCGGCAAGAGCGACTCGAAGCTGCTTCGACGTCTGGACTCCACCGGCTCCTCAGAGGAGAGGTCAGAGGTTGAgacggggtcagaggtcagccgcAAGAAAGACAAGCCGCCTAAAGAGGTTCCCAAAAGATCCAAGAGTCACCCGGAGGCTAAAGTGGGAGAGAAGCCCAAGGTGCGGGTGGACAGGAAGGATTCGTATGCGGACAAGACCAGATCCGGCTCAGAGACCGAAGGAACGAAGGTCAGATCCCTAACGGAGAAACACAAGTCTAAACCTCAGACTCCCaaactggagaaaaaaacagaagccaAGGCTAAACCAGGAACCgcagaacagaaaaaagacGACAAGAAAACCTCTGAGGAGAAAACAAAGGttgtgaagaaaacaaaagtgcaGAAAGACTCAGACAGGAAGTCGGGAGGGAAGGAGAATGCCCCGGAAACCGTCTCCAGTACCACCGCTTTACCCGACGACCCTTATGCCGCTCTGAGTGACATCACTCCTGAGTCTGAGGACGAGGAGGCGGTGCTTAAAGAGCCCTGTCCAATGTCTGCAGAGGCCGACGCCCTCCTGAGCCTGATGGACGTCCGCACCTCGCAGCAGGAGACGGAGGCTGATAGGAAGATGAAGGAAGCGGCTCTTACGCTGCTCTCCATGGATCCGGACATCGCCCGCTCCTCCGAGCTCACAGTAGCCGAGGCGCTTCCTGTAGGCCTCGAGGACACAGGAAGTGCGCTGGAATACTCTGAGGCCGAGCCCGTGGAGACGGAGGCTCTCGGGTCACAGGAAGTGACTTCAGAGGTAAGCACATGATGTCATACACTACCAGAcaaaagtcttttttgttttgaaaaacttGCATTTAATTGTTCCAAAGTACAGCAAAtgcagcaatattgtgaaatgtttttactatttaaaataaccactTTCCATTTGAttcttttaaatggtaatttatttctgtgaagcgcagctgtattttcagcatcattactccaggcttcagtgtcacatgatcttcataaatcaaaataatatacagatttactgcttgagaaacatttctgagacatcgcatctatccatccatccttttcgctaccgcttatccggggccgggtcgcgggggcaacagtctaagcagagacacccagacttccctctccccagacacttcctccagctcttccaggggaacaccgaggcgctctcaggccagccgagagacatagtcccgccagcgtgtcctaggtcttccctggggcctcctcccggtggggattgaggagatcctcaaagtattccttccaccgcccgacaatgtCCCCAGttgaggttagcaggttcctaCCAGCACTGTATAAGGTGtgggcagggcactgcttcccctTTCTGAGGTGttggacggtttgccagaacctctttgagacGGTCCGATAGtccttttccatggcctcccggAACTCCTCCCAGACACGAGTggttgcctgcacaaccacccgggcagcagtccgctttgcccaccggtacctgtcagctgcctcaggagtcccacgagccaaccaggcccgataggactcctccttcagcttgacggcatcccttccTTCTGGTGTCCACCACCGCGTTCGGGGGTTGCccccacgacatgcaccggagactttacggccacagctccagACGGccgcgtcgaccaaagaggctGAGAACATAGTCCATTTGGACTCCAGcagtctccagcctccctcgggatcaggtcaaagttctgccagaggcgggagttgaagatctccctaaAAGGGGTCATTCCTAACAGACCCTCACAggacgtttgggcctgccaagtctgtctggcctcctcccccaccaacggatccaactcaccaccaggtgatcagttgacagctccgcccctctcttcactcgagtgtccaagacatgcggcttGAGATCAGATGATACGACCACAAAGTCGATCGTCGACCTCCAccctagggtgtcctggtgCCAcatgtactggtggacacccttatgctagaacatggtgttcgttatggacagactgtgactagcacagaattccaacaacagaacaccactctggtttagatcgggggggcaTTCCTCCCAATCATGCCCCTCCAGGtacactagcatcaccaacatgagcgttgaagtcccccagcaggacgatagagtccctggttggagcactttccagcacccctcccaaggactccaagtaGGCTGGGTACTCTACACTGACATTCGGCCcataggcacaaatgacagtcagagtcctccccccaacctGAAGTTGCAGGGAGGCGACTCTCTCGTCCACCGGGGTAAACTctaacacatggcggctaagctgtggggctatgagcaagcccacaccagcccgcTGAGCGCGTGGAGGTGAGCGCGACAATCTCTAGTCGGTATCTCTCTATCTCCTGCAACAACTCCTTTCCCCCCAGAGAGGTAACATTCCATGTCCCCAAAACCAGATTCTatgtccaggggttgggttgccgaggtccccgccttcgactgccgcccaaaccacaaggcactggccccttacggtccctcctgcaggtggcgGGCCCATGGGAGGATGGTCCCACGCCGCTatttcgggctgagcccggccgtgTCCCTTGGGGTAAGACCCAGCCACCAGGCACTTGCATGCTGGCCccagccccaggcctggctccatggcggggccccaGCTGTGCCGTACTGGTTGACATCACAactctgttattttttttttgttcataaggggtgggggtggaccgctctttgtcgggcttgtcacctaggacctgtttgccttgggagaccctaccaggagcatatagcccctaGGCTTAAatccctccaccacgttaaggtggcgatcctagtAGGGGATCTCCTCTTTGAGACATCgcatcttatttttaaattgtgttttctgTAATGTCATTTTAGACTGCTGATGAGCAGActggtgagagagagacacacatgcatacatacgcCGCTGAATCTACGCAGACTTTAAATGCAGACGCAGCTGAGTTTGAACCAGCGGTCCCCGAAGATGTAGCTGAGTCTATGCAGATCCTAACTGCAGATGCTACAGAGTTTGTGCAGCCTCTCACAGTAGATTCGGATGAGTCAACTCCCACCTTCACTGCAAACACAGCTGAAGCCCTCCAGACCTGCACTGCAGATGCTGCCAAGTCCATGCAGTCTGCTGTTACAGAGCAGGCCCTTACTGCAGACATGACTGAGTCGCCTGTGCAGACCCTCGGTGAAGATGCAGCTGAAACCACGCCGGCGGTCACACCAGACGCAGCCAAGTCTGCACAGACCCTCAGTACAGACATGAAAGAGACCGATACAGATGAGCCAGTGCAGAACCTCATGGAAAACACAGCAGAGCCTACACAAACCATCAGTGCAGACGCAGCTGATCCTGCACAGACCCTCGCAAAAAAGACTGAAACTGATGAGCCTGCTCAGACCCTCAACACCGCTACGGAGGAGCCTGCGCAGACCCTCAACACCGCTACGGAGGAGCCTGCGCAGACCCTCAACACCGCTACGGAGGAGTCTGCGCAGACCCTCAACACCGCTACGGAGGAGACTGCAGATGTAAAGGACATAGATACAGCTGAGCCTGCGCAGACCTATACTGCTGATACAGTGGAGCCAGAGCAGACTCTTACAGCTGATGTAAAGGACATGGATACATCTGAACCTTTGCAAACCCTTACAGCAGACACAATGGAGTCTGCGCAGACCCTCACCACAGATACGGAGAAGTCTGCGCAGATCCTCACCACAGATACGGAGAAGCCTGCACAGACTGCAGATGTAAAGGACATGGATACAGCAGAACCTGCGCAGTCATATACAGCAGACACAGTGGAGCCTGCGCAGACCCTCACTATAGGTACGGAGAAGCCTGCACAGACTGCAGATGTAAAGGACATGGATACAGCAGAGCCTGCGCAGTCATATACAGCAGACACAGTGGAGCCTGCGCAGACCCTCACTATAGGTACGGAGAAGCCTGCACAGACTGCAGATGTAAAGGACATGGATACAGCAGAGCCTGCGCAGTCATATACAGCAGACACAGTGGAGCCCGTGCAGACCCTCACTACAGATACGGCTGAGCCTGTGCAGACCCTTAAAGCAGACACAGCGGAGTTTGCGCAGACCCTTACCACAGATACAGAGAAGCATGCACAGACTGCAGATGTAAAGGACATGGATACAGCTGAGCCTGCGCAGTCATGTACAGCAGACACAGTGGAGCCCGTGCAGACCCTCACTACAGATACGGCTGAGCCTGTGCAGACCCTTAAAGCAGACACAGTGGAGTCTGCGCAGACCCTTACCACAGATACAGAGAAGCATGCACAGACTGCAGATGTAAAGGACATGGATACAGCAGAGCCTGCGCAGTCATGTACAGCAGACACAGTGGAGCCCATGCAGACCCTCACTACAGATACGGCTGAGCCTGTGCAGACCCTTAAAGCAGACACAGTGGAGTCTGCGCAGACCCTCACCGCAGACGTGAAAGACACGGCTGCAGCTGAGTCTGTGCAGATGGACTCTACAGACACAGGTTAGCGATGGTGAGgagtaatatatttctgatgaagtgtttgtgtgagtaTAACCTGTGTGTCTGATGCAGGCGCTGCATTGGTCTCAGACGAGCAGGAACAGAAGTCATCAGACGCCTCTGAGACGGTAATCAATCAGAATCATTTCATCTGGTGATCTTCAACAGAAATCCTGAGCGTGTCACTAATGGTATTGTCTGATTAGGTGGAGCAGACGGAGAGCGGTACTCGGAGAGGGAGATCATCTGCTCCgaggacaggtgtgtgtgttaaaaattaATCAAGTACCACCCTTTAGTTGAGTAGTTGAGTTCATCTAAATTGATATTCATCGCACACAAAGCTGTGGAATCtgaattaaaatgctgtttttctgacTGCAGCAAATCAAAGCAAAACCGATACTGAAAAAGAGCAAACCGCTTCTAAAGAGGTGAGTTttcctctgtgtctgtctgGTGTGGAAGCTAGCTTTCACCTTCTGTGGTCAATCATCACCAATGAGTCATCATTCAGTTATGATGAGAAGCTGATAGCATATGACTGAGTTAGATATACAAGACATAATTAGTAAGTGAAAAGTTAGTAGATagtagataataaataataagagtCGAGGAATATTTTTCCTTTACCTCACAATTCAAAGGAACTCTCCACTAGAACATCTCCGCTAGAGTTAAACAGTAGAGTTTTACCGTTTATGAAACCGTTCAACTGATCTGGTCTGGAgcagcacttttagctgtagcttagcatagatcattgaatctgattagaccgttagcatgtCACTCAAAAATCACCAAagagtttcagtatttttcataGTCTTTCTAGTCTGATACTACTAGGAACTATAGTCTCATTCtggtgtaataatcaaggaactttgctgctgtgtgtgtgtgtgtgtgtgtgtgtgtgtgtgtgtgtgtgtgtgtgtgtgtgacagtgtgacGATGAGGACGAGGAGCGCTCGAGCAGAGCTCCACGCAGAGGAAGATCCTCCAGAACATCTGACGCTCCTCAGAGAGAAGCACGTGAGTCTCACACACTCCTGCAGAGAGACGCTCTGCCCTCACACACctgatcatgtgaccctgtttCTCTTCTTTCCCATAAGGCTCGGCTTCACAGCCAAAGGAGGCGGAGTCAGTCGTGGAGGAGGAGCCAAAAGAGGTAGAATTGTTTGTGTTTGACTGATTTTTCACTGAGAAAATCAAGACTGACACTTAATTCTTTATTAAACGCTTAATAAACGTAATCATTTTTACATGTAGATTTAAACAGACTTTTTGTCTCAATTATGAAGTGTGTGGAAAGGTTAGTTGTTAGTTGTTCACCTAGACTGTGGATTGTTGAAGAATCTGTCCAGTTCTGACGTCATCGTCTCACCAAACAGTGTTTACTAATGTCTTTTATTGGTTTATGATGGAAATACAGTCAGATACAGCTTTAATACTTGATGATAAAATATTGTACTGATGTGTTTTCAGCAGAACCGCAGGAGTCGCCGCTCCACAGCCCAGACCAGAGACACTCCTgcaggtgacacacacacacacacacacacacacacacttgcaaaCATACTCACATATCTGTCTTTGTTGATCATCACTTCATAGTGAAACCTGCACTGAAACGGAAGAGATCAGACGATCTTCCTGCTTCTGCTccagtaagtgtgtgtgtgtgtgtgtgtgtgtgtgtgtgtgtgtgtgtgagagagagacgaaGAGCTTCATTATGAGTGTTTTCTTCAGGACTCAACAGCAGAGACGAAAGAAGAACCAGATCAAGAGGccaaacagagaaaagaggaaGGTCAGTGTTTTTTCTCCAGATAATCTTCACTGTATGTCGAATGTAAACAAATGatgtttagtttgtttaatttgtctgtttctctcagCAAGTCCTTCTGAAGATCAGGACACCGTCAAAGTGagtgatgaagaggaggagagaaaggaTGAGGAAGATGTGACTGTGAGCAAACAAACACTCCTCTGACACACTGACTGCCTTCAATCAGATTCAGcaataagtgtgtgtgtctgtctgtctgtgtctgtctgtctgtgcctgtctgtctgtgcctgtgtgtctgtgcgtgtgtgtctgtgcgtgtgtgtctgtgcgtgtgtgtctgtgtgtgtgtgtgtctgtgtgtctgtgtgtgtgtgtgtgtgtgtgtgtctgtctgtctgtgtctgtctgtctgtgtctgtctgtctgtgtctgtctgtctgtgtctgtctgtctgtgcctgtgtgtctgtgcgtgtgtgtctgtgcgtgtgtgtctgtgcgtgtgtgtctgtgcgtgtgtgtctgtgcgtgcctgtgtgtgtgtgcctgtgtgtgtgtgtgcctgtgtgtgtgtgtgtgtgtgtgtgtgtgtgtgtgtgtgcctgtgtgtgtgtgtgtgtgtgtgcctgtgtgtgtgtgtgtgtctgtgtgtgtgtctgtgtgtgtgtgtgtgtgtgtgtgtgtgtgtgtgtctgtgtgtgtgtctgtgtgtgtgtctgtgtgtgtgtctgtgtgtgtgtgtgtgtgtgtgtctgtgtgtgtgtctgtgtgtgtgtgtctgtctgtgtgtgtctgtctgtgtctgtctgtctgtgtctgtctgtctgtgtctgtctgtctgtgtctgtctgtgtgtctgtctgtctgtgtctgtctgtctgtgcc
This genomic window from Puntigrus tetrazona isolate hp1 unplaced genomic scaffold, ASM1883169v1 S000000302, whole genome shotgun sequence contains:
- the bod1l1 gene encoding biorientation of chromosomes in cell division protein 1-like 1; this translates as MSSSADVQIPETTDDLHTEEEMDISLTEEEQLPAEMKEEPEEEPEKEQEQEEVEMEIEMEDVKEEGDAESKCSGKMREESHDSDSQKPSSVKQKTRERLREEYSLEDSDLEGLSDITVSSVHTSDLSSFEGDTEDDEPPSESTEEGEISSDAEGGRKTPTAEDSEGQEKKPRGVRQGYVHKPFLYSRYYSDSDDEVTVEQRRRSAAKDKEERLLKRQQNRERMEEKRRLRAAQNEEQDRKREVDQRPRAKEARKEKKVLEKKVALSRQRKRDSRKDDERKKNDTEVDVNKDVKAAGLKSVRRPSDLEEHQRRKKTDGEEKIVDKNRVHSFILDLELGTEERRKTARKDSLSKEKERKEKEKERGVPEERLKHKLKMESRKSGDIDEKGVAEEKKWSKVKADRKGSVSSREAADEGSLKKGKTAVNEKDKPKPSGKSDSKLLRRLDSTGSSEERSEVETGSEVSRKKDKPPKEVPKRSKSHPEAKVGEKPKVRVDRKDSYADKTRSGSETEGTKVRSLTEKHKSKPQTPKLEKKTEAKAKPGTAEQKKDDKKTSEEKTKVVKKTKVQKDSDRKSGGKENAPETVSSTTALPDDPYAALSDITPESEDEEAVLKEPCPMSAEADALLSLMDVRTSQQETEADRKMKEAALTLLSMDPDIARSSELTVAEALPVGLEDTGSALEYSEAEPVETEALGSQEVTSETADEQTGERETHMHTYAAESTQTLNADAAEFEPAVPEDVAESMQILTADATEFVQPLTVDSDESTPTFTANTAEALQTCTADAAKSMQSAVTEQALTADMTESPVQTLGEDAAETTPAVTPDAAKSAQTLSTDMKETDTDEPVQNLMENTAEPTQTISADAADPAQTLAKKTETDEPAQTLNTATEEPAQTLNTATEEPAQTLNTATEESAQTLNTATEETADVKDIDTAEPAQTYTADTVEPEQTLTADVKDMDTSEPLQTLTADTMESAQTLTTDTEKSAQILTTDTEKPAQTADVKDMDTAEPAQSYTADTVEPAQTLTIGTEKPAQTADVKDMDTAEPAQSYTADTVEPAQTLTIGTEKPAQTADVKDMDTAEPAQSYTADTVEPVQTLTTDTAEPVQTLKADTAEFAQTLTTDTEKHAQTADVKDMDTAEPAQSCTADTVEPVQTLTTDTAEPVQTLKADTVESAQTLTTDTEKHAQTADVKDMDTAEPAQSCTADTVEPMQTLTTDTAEPVQTLKADTVESAQTLTADVKDTAAAESVQMDSTDTGAALVSDEQEQKSSDASETVEQTESGTRRGRSSAPRTANQSKTDTEKEQTASKECDDEDEERSSRAPRRGRSSRTSDAPQREARSASQPKEAESVVEEEPKEQNRRSRRSTAQTRDTPAVKPALKRKRSDDLPASAPDSTAETKEEPDQEAKQRKEEASPSEDQDTVKVSDEEEERKDEEDVTEDRQQKQTRRGRPSKTSSATDDSDTGASEKRDGDRDDDEEETKSRATTRAASRLEAEKNKPSKPSTRAVSKLSGKEESSPNTRSARGRKRDSSPALPRTRGGQKTEELPSKRAKR